The following are encoded in a window of Geotrypetes seraphini chromosome 5, aGeoSer1.1, whole genome shotgun sequence genomic DNA:
- the ACKR3 gene encoding atypical chemokine receptor 3, with protein sequence MNVIDVNFSSGFMEGPNVTDFNVTCTSEDCIILESISCPNMLNKTILTYTLAIFYIFIFVIGLLANSMVIWLSLQTKITGYETHLYIFNLAIADLCVVLTLPFWVVSMIQYNQWTMGEFICKITHFIFSINLFSSIFFLTCMSVDRYLSVIFFPASSTCKRKIVRQLICFFVWLLAFSVSIPDTYFLKTIFLPSTNETVCRPMYPEDTFKEWMIGMELVSVALGFIIPFPIITVFYCLLAKTISASNDQERNVSSKIIFSYVIVFLVCWLPYHGVVLLDIFSALFMSFSCHMESFLYVALHITQCFSLIHCCINPILYSFINRNYRYELMKAFIFKYSAKTGLTKLIDASKVSETEYTVVDQNAK encoded by the coding sequence ATGAATGTGATTGATGTGAATTTCAGTTCTGGATTCATGGAAGGACCTAATGTCACTGATTTCAATGTGACATGCACCAGTGAAGACTGCATTATTTTGGAATCAATTTCCTGTCCTAACATGCTGAACAAAACTATTTTAACATACACATTGGCCATATTTTACATCTTCATCTTTGTGATTGGTCTTCTGGCCAACTCTATGGTTATCTGGTTGAGTCTACAGACTAAAATTACAGGTTATGAAACTCACCTCTATATCTTCAATTTGGCTATTGCTGACTTGTGTGTGGTCCTGACCCTTCCATTCTGGGTTGTTTCCATGATCCAGTACAATCAGTGGACTATGGGAGAGTTTATATGTAAGATCACACACTTTATCTTCTCCATTAACcttttcagcagcattttttttctcaCCTGTATGAGTGTAGACCGTTACCTTTCTGTCATTTTCTTTCCTGCCTCCAGTACTTGTAAAAGAAAGATTGTACGTCAGCTTATCTGCTTCTTTGTATGGCTTCTtgctttctctgtctctattcCTGATACCTATTTCCTGAAGACAATCTTTTTGCCATCAACCAATGAAACTGTCTGTCGCCCTATGTACCCAGAAGACACTTTTAAAGAATGGATGATTGGCATGGAATTGGTCTCTGTTGCCTTAGGATTTATCATCCCTTTTCCAATCATCACTGTCTTCTACTGTCTCCTGGCAAAGACCATATCTGCTTCAAATGACCAAGAAAGAAATGTTAGCAGTAAGATTATATTCTCCTATGTTATTGTCTTCCTTGTCTGTTGGCTGCCATACCATGGTGTGGTACTACTGGACATCTTCTCAGCCCTGTTCATGTCCTTCAGTTGTCACATGGAATCATTCTTGTATGTAGCTCTTCACATCACTCAATGTTTCTCCTTGATTCACTGCTGCATAAATCCAATACTCTACAGTTTCATTAACAGAAATTACAGATATGAGCTTATGAAGGCCTTCATCTTTAAGTACTCTGCCAAGACTGGTCTCACAAAACTCATTGATGCCTCTAAAGTGTCAGAAACAGAATATACTGTGGTTGACCAAAATGCTAAATGA